The DNA sequence TTTCAATGCTTTGACGAAGGAACGGATGGCAGCTCTGCCACCTTTGAGACCGAATGTGAGCACACCGCTACCGCCTTGGTAATCAAAGTATTTGCGGATACGCTTGAAATACGGACTAGATTTGAGTCCCGGATAGCTGACCCAATTCACGGCGGGGTGCTTGGACAAAAATTCAGCTAATGCGAGGGCGTTGTTGCTGTGCTGTGGCATTCGCAAATGGAGCGTTTCAAGGCCCAAATTCAAAAGGAATGCGTTGAACGGACTTAATGCGGCGCCGTAATCGCGCAAGAATTGAGCGCGAGCTTTCGCGATAAATGCGGCACGTCCAAATTTTTGAGTATAGGAGGTGTTTGCGTATTGCGCATCCGGTTCCACGAGGTCTGGGAACTTACCGTTTTCCCAGTTGTAATTGCCGCCGTCAATGACGACACCGCCGAGCGCAACGGCATGGCCGTCGATGTACTTCGTTGCCGAGTGAATGACAACATTTGCTCCGAGTTTCAAAGGCTTTACGAGGAATGGTGTCGCGAGCGTGTTATCGACGAGGAACGGAACGTCAAATTCTTTGGCGAGCTTGGAGAACTTTTCAAAATCCAAAATGCCCAAGGCAGGGTTGCCAATCGTTTCGCCGAAAATGAGCTTGGTGTTCGGGCGGAATGCTTTGCGGAGTTCTGCAATGGAATCTTCCGGGTTGATGAATGTCGTTTCAATGCCGAGCTTGGAAAGTCTCACGCTGAGCAATGTGTAGCTGCCGCCGTAAATGGTTTTGCTTGCTACGATGTGGTCACCTGCTTTCACGAGGTTCGAAATCGCGAGGAGGACTGCGGCTTGTCCCGATGCGGTTGCGACTGCACCCACGCCACCTTCGAGTTCCGTGATTTTGGCTTCGAACGCCGCGACGGTCGGGTTTCCTGTGCGGGTGTATTTATTGCCCGATTGTTTGAGCGAAAAGAGGCGTTCCACTTCGTTAACGTCTTCGTACTTGTACGTCGTGGACTGGAAAATCGGGAGCACTCGCGGTTCGCCAATCTTGGGCTTCCAACCCGCCTGTAAACACTTTGTTGCAAAATTCCATGTGCTCGGATCAGTAACGTTAGCGGTATTTTTTGCAGATTCAATTTTCTTTTTTGATATATTCTTTGTCATTTTAAAAACTCCTCTTTCGCGCCAAAATATAGAACGCAACTATTACCTTGTCCAATACTAAATAAATATCGTGTATTATAGAATTAATTTATTGGTAGTGTTTGACGCTTGATTTTACTGGATCCTTCACGTTGTTCAGGATGACGAATTCGTCTTCTCGTCATTCCCCTAGTGGGGCATGACTTGTTCGATTTGGATATAGAAACATGCAAGCATGTTTCTGCATCACTCGGCTCGTTCGTCATTCCCCTGCGGGGCATGACTGCTGCGGTTATCCAATACGAACGCAAGCGTTCGTGCTGTCTAACCTTGCGCGTCATTCTGAGGCGAAGACGAAGAATCCAGTTATTTCTCGTATATCGAAATAAGCGATTATCAGCAATTAGAAAAACTTATAGCTCTCCGCATTTTGCGTTTCATAGCACAAAAATCCGTGGGAGAATGCTGTCAATCATCCCCATAAAATTCTTATATTTCGAGCTATGGCATTATCAGCAAATATTACACGCGAAGGAGCGCTTGAACTCCTTAAAAAATACAACAAGGATCCGTTCCACCTTGAACATGGCGAAATCGTAGAAAATACGATGCGTTACTTTGCTCGTGAACTCGGTTACGGCGAAGACGAAGAATTCTGGGGAATTGTCGGTCTCCTGCACGACCTTGATTTTGAATTGTGGCCGGAACAGCATTGCATCAAGGAACGCGAATTGATGCAAGAGGCGGGGCTTTCGGAAGAGCTGATTCATGCGACGACGAGCCATGGCTGGTCCATCACGGTGGATGTCAAGCCGGAACACGAAATGGAAAAAGTGCTTTATGCCGTTGATGAACTCACGGGCTTGATTGGTGCGGTTGTTTTGATGCGCCCGTCCAAGAGCGTTCAAGATTTGGAACTGAAATCGGTCTTGAAAAAGTACAAGTCCCCGAAATTTGCGGCGGGCTGTTCCCGCGAAGTCATCGAGCGCGGCGCAAACCTCCTCGGTTGGGAATTGAACGACCTCATCTCCCGAACCATCGCCGCATTAAAAACCTTTAGACCGTAAAAACAAGCATTGTCATGCCCGACTTGATCTCTTTGACTACTTGCAGCTATGCTGCTTAGTAGTCATGATCCGCGTATGGGGAGGGCACCTCCTTTTCATATGAAAAATGCGCTCCGAATTCTCGGAGCGCTTTTGTATGGAGATTCCCGCTTACTTCGACTGCGCTCAGCACAGGCTCCGGCGAGAATGACATCTTGCTGTCATGCCCGGCGCCTGTCCTCGCTTGACGGGGATGACCGGGCATCGCCTTTATGCGTTTGTAGCGACTTTGACTTCTTCGATCTTCTTGAGAACGGAGCCGTCTTCCATAGCCTTAATCGCCTTGTCGAAGCCTTCCTTGATGCTTGCAGCCTTGTTGCTGATGTAAAGCGCTGCACCGGCGTTCAGGGCGCAAGCGTACTTGATGCCCGGGCGGCCCTTGCCGTTCAGCACGTCGAGAGCGAGGTTGAAGTTGTCCACGCCCGTACCGCCTGCGAGGTCTTCCGGGTCCACAGCCGGGACGCCGAATTCCTTCGGGTCAATGCGGTATTCGCGATACTCGCCGTCTTCCAAGATTTCTGCAATCGTTGTCGGGACGCACGGAGAAATTTCATCGTAGCCGTCATCAGAGATAGCGACCATCACGCGCTTTGCACCGAGGGACTTTGCAGCCTTGGTGAACGGTTCGAGAATCGACTTGCTGTAAACGCCGAGCATGAGGTATTTGGCTTCGGCCGGGTTCGTGAGGGGGCCGAGCAAGTTCATGATGGTTTTCACGCCGAGGGCACCGCGAACCGGGCCGGCAAAACGCATAGCGCTGTGGTAGACAGGAGCCATGAGGAACACGAAGTTCGTCTTGTCGATGACAGAGGCTGCCTTTTCGGGAGTCATGTCCAGCTTGAAGCCGGCTGCGGTATAGAAGTCAGCGGCACCGGACTTGCTGGAAACAGCGCGGTTGCCGTGCTTGGCAATCTTGGCGCCACAGCTTGCTGCGATAAGGCCGGAGAGAGAGCTCACGTTGAAGCTACCCTTGCCGTCGCCACCGGTACCCACGATATCGGTGAGTTCGTCACCGCTGTACGGGAACTTGCGCTTCTTGCTGCTCAAAACCTTGGCACAGCCTGCAATTTCTTCGGTCACGGGGCCCTTGCTGGAAAGTGCAGTAAGGATTGCAGCCATCTGGCGTTCGTCCATGATACCGTCCGTCAAGTCTTCCATGAACATTTCGGCGGTTTCGCGAGTCAAATCCTTGCCTGCGGTAAGCGTGTTCAGAATTCCGCGGATATCGAGCGGTTCGCGACGGTAGTTGAGGAATGCCTTGAAGAATTCGTCGGCGCGGCCGCTAGCGATGGATTCCGGGTGGAACTGCACGCCTTCAATCGGGAGCGTCTTGTGGCGAATACCCATGATGTCGCCGTCGGTAGCGCGGGCGGTCACTTCGAAATCGGCCGGGAGCGTAGATTCGTCGATGACCAGGCTGTGGTAACGCGTAAAGATGTTCTTCTTGCCGATGGTGCGGAAAAGGCCCTTGCCATCGAGGTCGATTTCTTCGGCAATGCCGTGCTTGATGAACTTGGCCTGCACAATCTTTGCGCCAAAGGCGTAACCGATAGCCTGGTGGCCGAGGCACACTCCCAAAATCGGGAGCTTGCCTGCAAAGTGCTTGATGGCTTCGACAGAAATGCCTGCATCTTCCGGACGGCCCGGGCCCGGGCTTACAATGAGGCGGCTCGGGTTCAGTTTTTCGATGTCTGCAATGGTGCATTCGCGGCTACGGAGCACGCGGATTTCTTCGGTGGTAATCTTGGCCAAAGCCTGATAAACGTTATAAGTAAAAGAATCGTAGTTGTCGATAATGATAATCATGGTTGTAATCTCTTTTTTAAAGTTTTGGGGTGTTTCGTCATTGCGAGGCTGAAAGCCGAAGCAATCTAGTTGTCACCCTCCAGTACAGCCCTGATCGCTCCGAGCTTTTCATTCGTTTCTTCAAATTCGCGGTCAGCGTTCGATGCTGCCACAATGCCACCGCCTGCCTGGAGGCTGATGGTCTTGCCCTGCTTTAAGCAGCAACGGATAGCGATGCAGAAATCCAAGTCGCCGTCCGATTCTATGTAACCCACGGCGCCAGCGTAGAAGCGACGCTTGATTTTTTCGAGACCAGAAAGAATTTCAATGGCGCTGATTTTCGGAGCGCCGCTCACCGTACCTGCCGGGAAGCTGGAGCGTAGCACTTCAATGGCCTTCTTGTTCTTGGAAACGCGGCCTTGCACGTCAGAGACCAAGTGGATCACGTGGCTGAACTTTTCGCATTCCATGTACTTGGTCGTTTCGACCGTACCGGCATCGCAAACGCGGCCGAGGTCGTTGCGGGCGAGGTCTACGAGCATCAAGTGCTCTGCGCGTTCCTTCGGATCGCCCTTCAAATTCTTCATCAATGCTTCGTCTTCTGCGTCGTCCTTACCGCGGCGGCGGGTACCTGCAATCGGGTGGATGGTGGCGATGCCTTCACGCACGCGGATCAAGCTTTCCGGAGATGCGCCGATGAACTGGTGCGTGCCGTAATCCAAGAAGAACATGTACGGAGACGGGTTCACCGTACGGAGGCGGCGGTAAATGTCGAGGGCTTCGATATCGCTTGCGAACTGGATGCGGCGGGATGGCACAGCCTGAACAATGTTGCCTGCCACGATGTGCTTCTGCAAAGCGGCGACCTTTTCCACGTATTCCTTGCGGGACTGTTCGAGGTCGGTCATCGTGATGCCCTTGCTGTACTGCTTTTCCGGAGCGAGGTAGCTGAAGTCAAGGTCGGCGAGGCGAGCCTTCACCTTTTCAATTGCGGCCTTCAGGTCAATCTGGTGTTCTTCGTAGTTCAGGGCGAACAAGTGAAGCTTTTCGGTGAAGTGGTCAAACACAATGTAAATGTGGCCCACCAAAAATTCAGCTTCGGGAATGTTGAGTTCGTCCACCTGCGGGGCGAGGCGAATTGTGTCGCAACGGGCGCAGAATTCGTAGCCGAGGTAGCCCACGCCCGAAGACGGAATAGGAATCTGGTTAGGCGGCACCGTATTTTCGGCGGAAATCTTGAGCAAGGCGTCGAGAATGTCACCATCACCTTCAGCCAAGAATTCGCTTTCCTTGCCTTCCACGACAATGCTCACGTTCTTGTCGTTCTGGCGCAGGCGGAAACCTTCGTCCACCATCAAGGTCGAATAACGGCTGCGACCGTGGTCGAAGCTTGCCGATTCGAAGATGGCCTTTGCGCCGAGCTTCTTGGCGAGTGAAAACGGGGTGTAACGTTCGCCGGGGAGTGCAACGTAAATGCTGTCAGTACGCGGAGCGTAACCCGGGCGTTCGGTGATGTGAGTAATCTTAGTCATTTTAATCCTCTAGTTTATAAAACTCGTTTGCGTTTGCAAAGGCTTTAAGTCCCGGAGGATTTCGTCAATTTTCGGTAAAAAGGAAGGCCTCCGTGAGTCCGGAAGCCTTTGCCTAAAAATCTTGGGTGATTTGTAACAAATACCGGGCTCTATGTTAGAGTCCGCGCCACCAACGACGGTTCATAGTTGCACTTGTTACGAAATTCATCATATCCCAAAAATATCAATCAAAATTGCACATGGCAAGGGGTAAGTTCAAAAATTTTTCAGAATCCTATAAATTTTCTCTGTAAATCTACTTTTGTGGCATGTCTTGATCCAGGATGCACCATGTAGAGGGGCCTGTGACTGTTTTTGGGCGGCACAAGCTTACCCTGACGCCTTCGGGGGTGCCCATGTTTCGCCTGATGCAGTCGAACGATTCGTTATAACGCTCCGCGCGGGCGTTGCAATTTTCGGCTGATGTTTTTGAAGGATCGTTTTTATAGCCCCATGCCTTGCAGGTCTCGTTTTCGAAAATCCATGTGTATCCATCATCCGTAATTTTCACATTGTACTTTTCAACGATAATTGTATCGACGTAGTAAGAGTTGATTTTGTTTTCGATTATAGTCAACGTGGAGTCGTCTTCGAATGTTTCTTTTGACCATAAAGAAGAAATTTCGATAAGCGAATCCTTGTCTGCGTCTGCGAATGGAACGTACAATCTGCCGTCTGCGTACCAGACGGTGATCGAGGAATCGTTCAGCTGGATTAACTGTTTTTCGGATTCGTTGTAATAAAAATCGTTATTCCCGACTGTAATCTTTCCCGAGTAAAATACAGTGCTGTCGCATGCGCCCCAAGAAAGCGATGGACGACAGTACGTGGACGGAGCAAGCATGAGCGAATCATCACGAACAACAAAAACGCTGGGTTGAACGTAGCGATCTCTACCCGGCTCCATCGTTATAATCCCGTTGTTGTCAATATGTGTATTCTTGCAGTAATCTTTGGAGGCGAATTTTAGAATAATATAATTTGCCCAGAATTCGCCGTATTTTTCCTTGTGTTGGCGCAATCCTTCGGCCGTGAAAATCTCTTCAGGCTTTAAAAAGCTAATTGTCTGAGACTTTATTCCTGTCGTATCGAAGGGGAGTTTGTCCATGACGGAATTTTGTGAAGTCTCGTCTTGCTGTAATGAAGATGGGTTGGACGAAGAATTATCGCAAGCGACAAACAAAAGAGTTGTTGCAACAATCAGCGGAAAAAATTTTAGCACAAATGCCTCCAAACGTTTGAAGTAACGTAATCAATATATATAAAGGTTGAATAGAAAGTAAACTAAATATGAAAAAAATCCCGCGACTAATGTCGCAGGATTTCTTGTCTTACATTCTAATAACTATTGACCAATGACTATTGACCAATAATTAGTCGTCCAAGCAGCTGTCCATGACCTGGATAATCTTCTTCTTGTCCATGTGCTGGCCGATGAACACCAGGCGGATGATGCGGTCGCCGTATTTTTCGTCCCAGATTTTCTGGAGCTGCGGATTTTCGGCGAGCAGGCGAGCCTGTTCTTCCTTGCTTTCGGCTGCAAACCACTGACCGAAGTTTTCGGCGGAGGCCTGCTTGCCAGCCTGTTCAAACAAGAAGCTGTTGTCACGATCGTCGCTGAACCATACAAGACCCTTGGTGCGGATGATGCTGGTCGGATAATCGTCGAGGAACTCTTCGAACTTTTCGCGGTTCAGCGGACGGTGCGTTTCGTACACGAACGTGCTGATGCCGTATTCGTCGCCATGCGGATGGTCCTTGTCGTGGTGGTGGCCGCAGTGGCAAATGCCATGTTCGTGGTCGCAATGGCTGTGGTCTTCGTCATCGTGGTCGTGATGATGTTCATGTTCGTCGTGATCATCATCGTGGTCATGATGGTGTTCGTGTTCCTCATGATCGTGGTGATGTTCATCGTGATCGTCGTCATCGTCATCGTGGTTGTCGTGGTCCATGCCGTTGAGGCGGATGGCCCAGGCGCTAGATTCGGCGACCTTGCCAAAGTCGAACTGCTTCGTGTCGAGAATTTCCTTCATATCGACCTTGCCGTAGTTCGTTTCGATCATCTTGGCGGTCGGCTGCAAAGCCTTCACGACGGCCTTCACGTGTTCCAGATCCTGCTTGTTCAGGCAATCGACCTTGTTCAAAAGAATCGTGTTGCAGAATTCAATTTGCTGGATGAGGAGGTTTGCAATATCGTCTTCCTCGAGGTCTTCCTCGAGGAGCTTCTGGCCACCGGCGAATTCGTCGGCGAGGCGCATCACGTCCACGACGGCGACAATGTTGTCCAAATGGCAGGCGAGACGCTGGCCGTTACGGCCCATCAGCTGGCTTCCGGCAGCGCAAATGGTCTGGGCTATAGGAATCGGTTCGCAAATACCGCTAGCTTCGATAAGAATGTAGTCGAACTTGCCCATTTCCAAAAGTTCGGCAATCTGTTCGAGCAAATCCGTCTTGAGCGAGCAGCAGATGCAGCCGTTCGACAGCGGAACAACCTTGCCCGAGTCTTCCTTGGTGATGTTTCCGCCCTTTTCAATCAAGGTCTGGTCGATGTTCACTTCGCCAATGTCATTGACGATGACGGCGACATGGTAGCCTTGCTGGTTGTTGAGAACGTAGTTGAGGAGAGTTGTTTTGCCGGCTCCCAGGTAACCGGTCAGGAGCGTTATAGGTACAGATTTCATGCGTTAAAATTTACTAAAAATTGCAATTTTAGGCAATGTGACCCGGATTACAGATTGAAAAGCCATTCCAAATTGTACTATTAAACATCTTGCCTTTTTCTTAAATTTTTAATACATTTGTTTTAGGGATTGAAGCGAGGGCTTTTGAGCCGAGTTTTATTCCGAAACGAGCTGCTTTGGTTTAATACCCTTCCTTGAGGGTTGCAGATTGTAGCTTCGCTGTGCTAAATCTTTTAATCAAAACAGTTCTGGGCGTCCTTCGGGGCGCCTTTCTTTTATTTTATCTTGTATTTTCCTTTGAGTTTTTTTATTTTCTGCTGGTTCGTAATAATTTTGGGAATATGCTATGAAGACGTTCCTTCGCAATATTTCTTGCATTCGTTCTGTTCGACTTGTTTCGGCGCTTTTGCTTTGTGGACTTATGTCCATTTTTTGCCTGATGGGCTGTAGCGAAGAAAACTCAAGCTTGGGTATCGATGTCTCGGAAAAGCCCGATCTTTCGGAACAGCAATTGGATTCCGTGTCGTTGTCCGATTACGACCATTTGAAGGGTTATGTTGAGTATGTCGGTCGCGTTTCTGCAGTTACATTGTATGAACTTGATTCGGGACTTGTCTTTACGGGCCGAGAATTTACGGAAGCGGTGGATACGAGTAATGGATTTTTTGATTTTAAAAATTTGAAATTGCAGTCGCCCTATGCTTTGTTAAAATACGAAGCCGTTAGCTATTATCCTCCGCTGTGGGGCTTTGTCGATTTGAGCAAGAATGATTCCATTCACTTGAATACGATGATGAACCTTGAATATCGACGCGTGATGAAGCTAGTTAAAGATGGCTTGCCGACGGACTCTGCGGAAAAGCAGGCCCAGCACGAAATCATGAAGGATTTGTTTCAAAAAGTATATGACATAAAACCTTCAAACCAGATTTCAAATGACGAAGCGGATTCTGTTGCTAGTGCCATTCATCGTATTTATTCAAAATATCTTTTCCGTGATAAAATCGCTTATAAGTACGAATCGGACGGAACATGGGAAGTTGATTCCGTGAAAATGTTTTTTGTGGATCAAGTTTATTTTAAATTGGCTGGACATAATAAGGAAAATTTTGATTTGTTGTTGGCTCGTTTGAGTTCGGACATTTTTGGAAATATTGAAGGCATAGGCGAGTGTTCCGCAAAAAATGATGGCGAAGCAAAGCGAGTTGTCAATGAACTGAGTGATAATTATAGAATGCCATTTGTTTGTAAAAAAGATTCTGGGTGGACTTATCCGGGAGCTTTTTTCCAGGATACTTATGAGTGGGAAAAAGGCTATGATGGCGAAATGCGGAAGGGCGATTTCCATAACCCGTTCTGGTACGCTTACGATTCGCTTCAGGGAAAATGGATTGCTTCTCTAGATGACCCGATTGATGTGGCGTGTGTGTCGTCGAAGTTGGGTGCTGTTCGCAAGAGAGAGGCTACATATGCATTTGCACCCAAGTACCAAAAGTGCATTTTAAATGATGGTGAATATTACTGGACTTCCGCGGATTCAGAAGAAGAATACATCGAGTATGGAACCAAGGGCTTGGAATGTGATTCTTTAGGACGCGTCCAGAAGCTCTCCGTAGATCCGAACTTTTATGTTGTTTGCGAAGAAGGCAAGTTCCGCAAGGCGACCGATGCTGATATAAGGCTTGACTTGATTGAAAGAGAAAAGGCTGCAAATCCGTGTGGCGACGAAGATGATGACTTGCGTCAGGGAAAAGTGGATACGACGATTTATTATTCTTGCTATCATGGAGCATTGAAGATGGCGGGTGAACTGGACAAGTTCCTTGGAAAAGCCTGCAATCATGGCTCGGAAGGATATTACAAGTACCAGAATTCCTTGTTCTATTGCAATGCCGCTCAATGGAAGTATTCCTCGGATTCTCTAGTGACCGAAACCGTGACCGATGAACGGGATGATTCTAAGTACAAGACTGTCGGCATTGGGACGCAAATCTGGATGGCTGAAAATTTGAAGTTGAAGACGGATTCCAGCTGGTGCTATCAGGATCATGATGCAAATTGTGATAAATACGGCCGCCTTTACCAGTGGAATGGCAATGTTGGCGCCAAGGGCGAGAATGTTTGCCCTGAAGGCTTCCATGTTCCCTCAAGCAAGGATTGGGAAACTCTGAAATCTTTTGTCAACGGTGTCTTTGACTGGGATCATTATACACGTATTTTAGGCGCTAAGAAGGGTTGGGAAAAGAGGACCGAATGGTATATCGGAAATGATGACTTTGTCGGTTTCTCGGCGATTGCATCTGGTGTCCGCGATAGCAGTGGCCAGTATGCGGATGAGTTCGATGTGGCTTATTTCTGCACAACGGATCATACGGACTCTACCTATACCGTTTATAAAATGCAGAAATATTTGCCCAATCTCGAAGGGGTTGAATCTCCCCAAAACAGCGCCTGCACAATCCGCTGCATCAAAGACTAAACTCCCGCCCTTGTCATCCCTGCTTGTCATTCCCGCCACCGAGCGGGATTCTCCTTGTGTACTTGTCATCCCGGCCTTGTGCCGGGATCACCTTCTTGTATTACAAAAAATCTAGAGTTCCAGCGACATCTGGTCTTCAGCGGGCTTTGTCGTATTGCTCGCTTCATTCGCTGGTGCGTCGTTTTCATCGGAATCGTCGCCGGATTCATCGGCATTTGCAATTTGCGCCATAAGCCATGCTTCATCGTGCACGGGAATTCCGAGTTCGTTTGCCTTGGTGAGCTTGGAACCGGCCGCTTCGCCTGCCAAAACCCAGCTCGTCTTTTTGCTCACGGAGCCGGAGACTTTGCCGCCGTTCTCTTCGATGAGCTTGCGCGCTTCGTCGCGGTCCATGTTCGGGAGCGTACCCGTGATGACGGCAGTTTGTCCTTGGAATAAAGTCTTGACAACTCCCTTGAATTCCGTCGGGAGTCCGAGTGCTACGAGTTCGTCAATTTCATTGGTATAAAGCGGCGTGTGGAAAAATTCGTAGACGGATTTGCCGATGCGTTCACCAACATCGGTCACGTTCTGTAGTTCCTCGACTGTTGCCGTACGGATTTTTTCGAGTGTGCGGAAATGCTTTGCAATGTTCCTTGCGCTGGTGCGGCCGACAAAGCGGATGCCGAGACCGTGCAACAGATTCTCAAGGCTGCGCTGTTTTGATGCCGCGATGGCATCGAACACGTTCTTTGCGCTCTTCTTTGCCATGCGTTCCTGCGATTCTAAGTCTTCGAGCGTGAGGCGGTAAAGGTCTGGGATGCGCTTGATTTTGCCCGTTGCCAAAAGGCTTGCGATAAGCGCCGGGCCGAGATTTTCGATGTTCATCGCTTCACGGCTCACGAAATGCTCGAACAGGCATTGCACTTGCGCTTGGCAGTGCATGTTTTCGCAGCGTAAAATCACTTCGCCGTCGATGTGCGTCAGAGGCTCGCCGCATACAGGGCATTTTTCGGGAGCCACGACGGGGGAGGCTCCGGCGGGGCGCAGCTCGCGCTTGACGTCGGTGATTTTCGGGATGATCTCGCCACCCTTCTCTACGCCGACTGTGTCGCCGTAGTGCAAGTCAAGCCTTGCCACTTCGTCGAAGTTGTGGAGGGTGGCGCGCTTCACGGTCGTGCCGGCGAGGCGCACGGGTGCGAGATTGGCTACCGGCGTCACGGCACCGGTGCGGCCGACCTGGAATTCTACAGACAAAAGCGGCGTGTAAGCGCGTTCCGCCTTAAACTTGTATGCGATGGCCCAGCGTGGACTCTTGCTCGTGCTGCCGAGTTCTCGCTGCTGCTGCAAATCGTTCAGCTTCACGACCATGCCGTCAATATCGAACGGGAGGCTGTCGCGGCTTGCGCCAATCTTCTCGGAAATCGCCATGATTTCATCGACCGTGTCAGCGGTCCAGTAATCGTTCGTATGGAATCCGAGGCGCTTGAGCTGTTTCAAGTTCTCTTCGTGAGTCTTGTTGTTGCTCTGCGGAATGTGGTACGCAAAAAAGCGCATCGGGCGCGTCTTGCATTCGGCAACGCTTTTGAGTTTGAGTGAACCCGAAACCGTATTGCGGCAGTTCTGGAACGTCTTCTTGTTTTCCAAGATGAACTGCTCGTTCAAGCGTTCAAACGCCTCGCGTTCCATGTAGACTTCACCACGGACTTCGAATGTACCCTGCGGAATCTCGCTCGGGTCAATCTTCAATTTCTTCGCGTCAAAATATTCAGGAATATCCGCAATCGTGAGCGCATTCAATGTCACGTCATCGCCCTGGGCGCCATCGCCACGCGTCGCCGCCTGCTTTAAGCGACCATTCTCATAAACCACCGAAAGCGATACCCCGTCGATTTTTCGTTCGCAAATCCATGTCGCGCGCTTCTCGTCACCTTGAGCGCGGCCATTCTCGTCATCCTGAGCGCGGCC is a window from the Fibrobacter sp. UWB4 genome containing:
- the ligA gene encoding NAD-dependent DNA ligase LigA, translating into MSEQKDIDRTRYFELKKQLEEASRLYYKDGVSPMSDQDFDFGLKEMEALEAKYPELRGKGSLTQKVGSDLTNDFAKVTHAVPMLSIANVYSEEEMREFVKAAEEGIASLETSLDPSRIRAQDDEKGRAQDDENGRAQGDEKRATWICERKIDGVSLSVVYENGRLKQAATRGDGAQGDDVTLNALTIADIPEYFDAKKLKIDPSEIPQGTFEVRGEVYMEREAFERLNEQFILENKKTFQNCRNTVSGSLKLKSVAECKTRPMRFFAYHIPQSNNKTHEENLKQLKRLGFHTNDYWTADTVDEIMAISEKIGASRDSLPFDIDGMVVKLNDLQQQRELGSTSKSPRWAIAYKFKAERAYTPLLSVEFQVGRTGAVTPVANLAPVRLAGTTVKRATLHNFDEVARLDLHYGDTVGVEKGGEIIPKITDVKRELRPAGASPVVAPEKCPVCGEPLTHIDGEVILRCENMHCQAQVQCLFEHFVSREAMNIENLGPALIASLLATGKIKRIPDLYRLTLEDLESQERMAKKSAKNVFDAIAASKQRSLENLLHGLGIRFVGRTSARNIAKHFRTLEKIRTATVEELQNVTDVGERIGKSVYEFFHTPLYTNEIDELVALGLPTEFKGVVKTLFQGQTAVITGTLPNMDRDEARKLIEENGGKVSGSVSKKTSWVLAGEAAGSKLTKANELGIPVHDEAWLMAQIANADESGDDSDENDAPANEASNTTKPAEDQMSLEL